Genomic DNA from Dehalogenimonas lykanthroporepellens BL-DC-9:
GAAATCCAGTCCGGACCGACGGGTGACCCAGATACCCAGCGGCAATCCCAACAATACCGTCAACCCGCTCGACAACCCGACCAGTCCAAGGTGTTCCAGGGTAAGCTGTGACAACGACGATCGGGTGTAAAGCACCTGACGCTGTTCCGGAAACATGGCCGCCAGTAAACCTGACCACCAATCAGGATTAGCCAGCACCACAGCAAATACAATGATGCCGACACCCAGGGCAGTCCAGCCGAACCACCGAGAGGTCATGTTTCGCCCTCGGCGGTGGCTTTTTCAATATCGCCCATTCTGACTTCTCCCAGAAGAATACCGTCGCGGTCGATTACCGGCAGGTTCTTGATGCCCTGGGCCAGCATCCGGGACAGGGCTTCCCGGAAGGAAGCGCTGTCTCTGACCGCCAGTTCATCCGGCACTACCCGTTCCATGACTTGCGCCGGCGCCAGACCGGGAGCAAGGCTGGTCCGGTCCAGCCAACCGATAAGGTGGCCGTTATCAGTGACCCATATCCAGCGGCAGGTGCGGCAGGCCTGCTCGGCCTCAAGAGCGGAAGCACCGACATCGATACCGGATGACTGATGAATGAACGGCCGGATATTGATACGCGACAGCCGCTTGAGCGCCCGGTCAGTGCCGACAAAATCATGAACGAAACGGTCGGCCGGATGACGTAGAACGGTTTCCGGGGTATCGTACTGCACCAGTCGACCAGCGCGCATGATGGCGATACGGTCGGCCAGCCGAATGGCTTCATCCAGGTCATGGGTCACCAGAATGACCGTTTTTTTCAATTCCCGCTGGATTTCTACGAACTGGGCTTGAAGTGTTTCGCGGGTCAGCGGATCCACCGCACCGAAAGGCTCATCCATGAGCAGAATCGGCGGGTCAGCCGCCAGAGCCCGGGCGACGCCAATGCGCTGGGCTTCGCCGCCGGACAACTGGTAGGGAAACTTGGCATAATAGGTGTCGGGTTTGAGCCCAATGAGCTGTAATAGTTCCCGCACCCTGGAATCGATACGCCCCTTCTCCCAGCCCAGCAGTTGGGGCACGACGGCGATATTACCGGCTACGGTCATGTGAGGGAAAAGACCGACACTCTGAATAGCATAGCCGATGGAGCGACGAAGCTCTTCGGGGCGGCGGTCGGTTACATCATTCCCCTCAATAAGAATCCGGCCGGAGGTCGGCTCGATAAGACGGTTTATCATGCGTAGTGTGGTCGTTTTGCCGCAACCCGACGGCCCAATGATGACGACCATCTCGCCGTCACCGACCTGAAGTGACAGGCGGTCAACTGCCGGCGAAGCGGCCGGGGAATATCGCTTGGTCAAATTTACCAGTTCTATCATGTAACACTTCCTCCGAGACCGCGGGGCGAGCCAAGAATTATGGCCAGACGCATGACCGCGTCCACCACCAGAGCCAGCGCAATTATGGGCAATGTCCCCAACAGAATCATGTCCGGGGCGGCCTGTCCCAGCCCCTGAAAAATGAACCAGCCCAGTCCGCCGGCGCCGATAAGGGCGGCCACCGCGGTCAGACCAACAGCCTGCACCGAAGCAATGCGCAAGCCTTCCAGGATAAGGGGCATGGCCAGCGGTATCTCAATACGCCGGAACAGCTGACCACGGCTCATGCCCATGCCTCTGCCGGCATCCATGACCCCGGCATCAATCTGCCGCAGGCCGATAAAGGTGTTTCTGACAATAGGTAACAGCGAATAGATGAACAGCGCGATAACCGCCGGGGCCACACCGATGCCCCGGATACCGATTTCACGCAGAAACGGGAACTGGAAGGATAGAAAGGACAAAGGCGCGATCATCAGACCGAACAGCGCCAGGCTGGGTATGGTCTGGGTAATGTTGGTGACGGCAAAAATGAATTTTTCAGAACGTCGGTGACGGGCCGCCCAGACACCAAGACTGACCCCGGCCAGAGCGGCGGCACCGACACTGACGCCGGCCAGCATCAGGTGGCGAAATAACTCCTGCCCAAAACGGTCCCGGTTGGTGAGATATTCCCGCATGATGGACAGGTCATCGAACATCCCCAAAACCAGCATCACTCCCAGCGCCAGAGGCCCGGTCAGCGCCACCGCCAATTGAAGGGGACGACTGCCCGCCGGATGACTGCTGGCGGTATAGATGACGATATATACCGCCAGCAGGCTGAGCCAGAACCCGCCGCCAAGCGCCACCCGGGCTGAAGATGTTGCCCCTTCCAGCAGTCCTGTTGACGCCCCGGAGACAACAATACCGGTCCAAATTAGAATCGCGGTGCCGGTGGCACCACGGAGCAGAATCAATTCCCGACGCCTGGGGGCCAGCGCCAGCAGAAGGGCTATCAGCCACAGGCCAAGCAAAACCCAGAAGACACCACCGGCGGCGGACAGCAGAGTATGGTGTTCACCCTGAGCCAGCCGGTTGGCTTTAAGAGTCAGCCAGCCGGCGAACATTGAGGCGATACCAAGCACGGAGCCGACAACAGCTACGTTGTCGGCTCCTTTTATTATCGGGGGCAACCTGGATTTCACAGGCTCTCCTGTGTCATTTTCAGTTGATAAAACCGTTGGTCGTCAGGTAATGCCTGGCGACGGTTGAAGCTGACTCTCCATCAACAACAATTCGGCCGTTCAGTGTCTGGAGAGTCACCAGGTCAAGCGTCTGGAATACCGGGTTAAGTATCTGGGCAATTTCAGGATATGTCGCCAGTACTTCGGCTCTGACTAACGGTGCCGGTTCATAAATGGGCTGAACGCCCAGCGTATCCTCCAGCACCACAAGCCCGAATGCCGCCAGAGCCCCATCGGTACCGTACGCCATGGCGGCGTTTACCCCATCGGTACCCTGCGAAGCCGCCTGTTCGGTCTGAGCGGTATCGCCGCTACCGACGATTATGGTCTGACCGGCACTCAGTGAAAAACCATAAGCCGCTTCAAAGGCCGGCATGGCTAACGGACTGTCGAAGAACTCCGCCGAACCGGCCAGTTTGAAATTGCCGCCGCCGTTGACATAGTCAGCCAAATCTTCCAGACTGACCAGCCCGGCGGACTGTGCCAGCGCTTCGGTCACGGCAATAGCCCAGGTATTGTTGGCCGGGGCCGGCGTCAGCCACTCTATGCTATTGGCGGCTTTATCCAATTCCTTAACCCGCAGGTATCCCTGTTGTGCGTCATTCCAGACCGGGGAATCAGTTTCATCGAAGAAAAAGGCGCCGTTGCCGGTATATTCCGGATAAATATCGATTTCACCGGAAATGATGGCGTTGCGTACTACCGGAGTAGTGCCGGTGCCGGTGCGGTCTGTCACCTCGAATCCGGCATCCTGGAGCAGGAGGACAATTATCTGACCCAGCAGTCCGCCCTCAGTGTCTATTTTGGAACCTACCGTGACTCTCTTGACCTCGGATGGCTGGTCATTGGGGTCATCGTTACTGCACCCGCTGACGACAGCGCCTAAGACAACCAGCGCCGCCAGCAAGGTAAAAACTACTCTTTTCATCGATCCTCCAGGATTTGTTCGGTCAACGAACGTTGCTTTTTAACTGTAAAATGAAACCGCAGATATGTCAATAAAAAGGAACCGGGGCACTGAAACAGCACCCCGGTTTATCGCCAATATCCCTGATTTTACCAGCCTTTGGTGCCGAAACCCAGCAGAGAGTCTTCCTTCCAGTTACTTAAATCCCGGTTCCACCAGGCCAGATGCTCTTCATCGGTACGCTGTTTTCCATAACCCATGGTTTCATCCATGGCGGCGAAGAAACCGTTGAACAACGTCGTGGTACCGGCAGTAGCTCTGACGAATGGGTGAACCACAGCATCTTCAGGATGATTCATCGGACAGATACTATGGCAATTGACGCAGTCGAAGGGACCGCCGTACTCGCCACAACTACCCCAATCCATGGGCCAGTGCTTGATGCCGGGATTGTTGCCGGGATGCGCCGTATCCCAGGTCTGTTCCGTTTCCAGCGATAAAGATTTTGAGGGACAATTTTCGGCACACCGCTTACAGGTTTCACAGAATTTGACCAGACCGGATTCTATGGGTTTGGTCGGCGCCAAGGGCATGTCGGTCACCGCGAAATCTACATATCTGATGAGATTGCCGTAATCCGGAGAACAGCCCATACTGGCCCTGCCCTGCTCGATAAGGCCGGCGAAAACACCGAAGCCTACGTTCTGACTGGCCTGGGGTTTCAAGGCATGATAGCCCAGACCCTTGATAAACTTGGTAATCTGATTGCGGACTTGCGGGCCATGGGAATAAGCCTGATTCTCACCGGCTTTCCCTTGCCGAAACACGGTGTTATACCAGGGATCATCGGGATCATTGCGTAAAGCCAGTTGCGACATATAGTAATTCTGCTTGACTATCCAGACCAGTATGTAACGGCACTTGTTCGGAATATGATAAATATTGCCGTCATATGAAGGTTCGTCGATGTTCTCCCAGACGACATTTACATTGAACAACCGCTTCATGTGATCATTGATTTCTATGGCACCGACCTTGGGCGCCCCGTAAAAATGGGCCGCCGCCCTGCAGGTCTGCAGATTTTCTTCCGCAGTTCCCTGCCAGGGGCCGGGGGCGCCCCGCTGAGCCGGTGTATCCACGTTGTTGGAATCCCAGGGAATGGACGGCGCGTTGCCGCCGGTAGCTCCGTCAAGTGCCAGATCACGCAAGGTAGTCCCAGGCCAGTTGTTAACTATACCCTGCTTGTGACGTTCAGCTCTGGCTTCACGTTTTTCCGGGCTGAGCGGTCCATCGAAAAAGCTGGGCATGGGACGCAGGGAAGGATCATAGGCTTGCCAGACATTCCAGTCAACCGGTGAAGTGATGTCCTCGAAGTCTCTTTCCTTGACCCACCAGCGGTGCATGCTGGAAGGAGCTGAAGAGGTCAGTTCGTCGATATCGGCGAACGCTGGAACGTTCAGTGACGCCACTCCAAGACCCGCGCCGGCAACCCCCAATCCTTTCATGAATTCCCGCCGGCTTACCGTACTGTGAAACTTTTCCATGGATGTTTCCCCCTTTCCTTAATTGTTTTTTGGGACGTTAATAGTTCTTACCTATATTTACTTGAATGTTATCAGTTGTTACTTTTGGTGTCAATATTTTTTCAGATATTTTTGTACTGATGGCAACTTCCGGACCGGCTCTTACAAAGGGCTTGTATCTGCCGGTAAATGCCTGTATAATTCTGAAAGTTAAATAAATACCCTACCTTTAACGAACAGTCCTGTGAGGCTGGCAAGGGATGACGGGAAGCATGTTGTTGTGCCTCTTGCCGGCGAAGGTTGGTGAGAGGTTTTTTGATGCCCGCCAAAACGGTAATGAACCAGGAAGACATCCGGCGCACCCTGTCCCGGATAGCTCACGAAATAACCGAGCGCAATAAAAACACTTCTGCCCTGGTGCTGGTGGGCATGCAGACCCGAGGCGTGCCCCTGGCCAACCGTCTGGCCGGACTGATTCAAGAATTCGAAAGCGTCGAGGTGCCGGTCGGCGCCCTGGATTTCAGCCTCTACCGCGATGACCTCAACCGCGGCAATTTCAACCCCCAGGTCAAGTCCACAGATATCCCGGTGAACATCGACGGCAAGTTTGTGATTCTGGTGGATGACGTCCTTTACACCGGACGCTCCACCCGGGCGGCCATGGATGCCCTTATCGACTTCGGACGGCCGAAATCCATCCAGCTGGCGGTGATTATCGACCGGGGACACCGGGAACTACCGATACGGGCGGACTACGTCGGTAAGAATATCCCCTCGGCGGCCAACGAAGATATCAGGGTGAAACTGATGGAAATAGACGGCCGGGACGAAGTGGTCATCGCCGTGGTGGAGGATGGTTCATGACCGAAGCAACCGCTCCGCTGGAAACCAAAAGCTGGCATCGCCGGCATATACTGGACGTCGATGACATGTCACCGGAAGAATTCGAAACCATATTCCGAACTGCCGACGCCATGAAGGACGTGCTGGCCCGCCCCATCCGGAAGGTGCCGGCCTTGCGCGGCCAGATGGTGGTCAATATGTTCTACGAGAACTCCACCCGCACCCGCGCCTCCTTCGAAATAGCCGCCAAGAATCTGTCCGCCGATGTCCTGAACATGACGGCCTCGGCCTCATCCGTCACCAAGGGCGAGAGCCTGACCGATACCATCAGGACGCTGGAAGCACTGGGCGCCAATATCATAGTGATGCGCCATCAGTTGTCCGGAGCGCCCTACCTGGCCGCCCGTCACAGCCACGCGGCTATCGTTAACGGCGGCGACGGCTGGCACGCCCACCCGACCCAGGCCCTGCTGGACCTGTACACCATCCGGGAACGCAAAGGCACGTTCAAGGGACTCAGGGCGGTCATCGTCGGCGATATCCGCCACAGCCGGGTGGCCCACTCCAATATCTGGGGCATGACCCGCCTGGGTATGCAGGTAACGTTGTGCGCCCCGCCGACACTCCTGCCATACGGTCTGGAAAAAGCCGGGGGAATGATGCCCGAAGTTGCCGTCGAGACCGACCTGGATAGAGCTATCCAAGGCGCTGACGTGGTGATGACACTGAGACTCCAGCGGGAACGCCAGCAGAGCGGGCTTCTGCCGTCGGTGGGCGAATATATCAGACGCTACCAGGTGAATGAGACCCGGTTGAAAAAGGCCGCTACCGACGCCCTGCTGATGCATCCCGGCCCGGTCAACGAAGATATCGAACTGGCCGCCTCGGCGGCCGGCGGGACAGCTTCGACCATCGACCGACAGGTGGAGAACGGCGTGGCTGTCCGCATGGCGGTCCTGTACCTCATCAGCGGCAGGCAGAGCGAATTATGAAAAGCATCCTGATTAAAAACGGGCAGGTCATCGACCCGGCGCGCGGAGTGAACGGGCGGTATGACGTAGCCGTCACCAACGGCAGTATCACCGCAATAGGCCAAAACCTGGAACCGGGAGACAACCATAAAGTCATCGACGCCGCCGGTAAAATAGTGACCCCCGGTTTCATCGACCTCCACTGTCACCTCCGCCAGCCCGGCGCGGAGCAGAAGGAGACCATTTACAGCGGCACCCGGGCGGCGGCGCGGGGCGGCTTCACCGCTGTATGCGCCATGCCCAATACCGACCCGGCCATTGATGACCGCCTCAGCGCCGATTTTATCAAACACACTGCTACTACCGAGGGCGCGGTCCGGGTACTGCCTGTCGGCTGTATCACCCGGGGACGGCGCGGCGAACGACTGGCGGAACTGGGTGAGCTGGCCGAAGCCGGCGTCATCGGTTTCTCCGACGACGGCTCATCCGTGCCTTCGGCGCGACTGCTGAAGCAGGCCATGGAATATGCCCGAGGACTGGACTTGCCGGTGCTGGAACACTGTGAGGAAGCCGGGCTGGCCGAGGGCGGCCAGATTAACGAAGGCATTATAGCCACCCGGCTCGGCCTGGCCGGCATCCCGGCCGCCGCCGAAGAAATGATTATCGCCCGCGATATTGCCCTGGCCTCACTTACCGGCGCCCGCCTCCATTTATGTCATGTAAGTACCCGCGGCGGCGTCGCCATCATCCGCCAGGCCAAGGCCAAAGGCGTCCGGGTGACGGCTGAGGTCACGCCCCATCACCTGACGCTGACCGAAGAGCGTTGTCTGAATTACGATACCGCCGCCAAAGTCAATCCGCCGCTGAGGACACCCGACGACGTGACGGCTTTGATCGACGGCATCAACGACGGCACCATCAACGCCATCGCCACCGACCACGCCCCCCATACCGACAACGACAAGTGCTGTGAATTCGCCCTGGCGCCGTTCGGCATCTCCGGACTGGAAACCGCCTTCGGCAGTCTGATGGGGCTGGTGGCTGAAGGCCGGGTCGAGCTGAACAGAATCATCGAATGTCTGACCGCCGCTCCGGCGGGCATCATCGGTCCGGGACACGGTGTCACCGGCTCACTGACGCCCGGCGACCCGGCCGACATCGTAATTCTGGATACCGCCATGGAATGGACGGTTGACACCTCCCAATTCGCCTCCCGGGGTAAGAACACGCCACTGGCCGGAGAGAAACTGACCGGGAAAGTCATCATGACCATCTTCGGCGGCGACATCATTTTCCGAGACACCGAATAATCAACCGGCCGCGCGGCCGCAGAAGCTGACAGAACGGGGAACAGGATAAAAGGAATGACAAAACGCGCCATACTGGTACTGGCTGACGGAACGGTATATGAAGGAGACGCCTTCGGAGCGGCAACGGAGGCTGTGGGAGAAGTGGTTTTCGCTACCGGCATGACCGGCTATCAGGAAATGCTGACGGATCCTTCTTTCGCCGGGCAGATACTGATACCGACCTACCCTCTCATCGGTAATTACGGGATCAACACCGAAGACTGGGAATCAGACCGGCTTCAGGTACGCGGTTTCGTCGTCCGGGAAGCCTGCGTCGAACCTTCCAATTACCAATGCTCGGCCACTATCGACGACTACCTGCGGCAGGGCGATATCCCCGGCATCTACGGACTGGACACCCGCGCCATAACCCGCAAACTGCGCAGTCACGGGGTAATGATGGGCATGATAACCACCGAGAAAACCCCGGAACAGGCAGTAGGCTGTCTGCGGGAGACGCCGGATTACGGACAGACCGATTTTGTCCGGGAAGTCAGTACCGCCGAACCTTACGAATGGGATTCCGACGACCTGCCGGCGGACGCGCCTCGGATAGCCCTGCTGGACCTGGGCTGTAAGTTCAATATCATGCGGATACTTAAAAACCACGGTTGCCGGGTAACGGCCTTCCCCTGCACCGCTTCCGCCGACGAAATGCTGGCCGTTAATCCGGCCGGCATCATGCTGTCGCCCGGGCCGGGCGACCCGGAACTGCTGGACTATGCCGTCAGTACGGTCAGGACTCTGGCGGAAAGCGGCAAACCGGTCATGGGTATCTGCCTGGGCAACCAGCTGGTGGCCCGGGCGTTCGGCGGGCGCAATTTCAAACTGAAGTTCGGCCACCGGGGAGGCAACCACCCGGTGAAGGACCTGGCTTCCGGCAGGGTACATATCACCGCCCAGAATCACGGCTATGCGGTTGACCCGGCCTCCATCGCAGACAGCGGGCTGGAAGTGACCCACATCAACCTCAATGACGGCACGGTGGAGGGCATGGAACACCGTGACCTGCCGGTCTTCACCATTCAATATCACTCCGAAGCCTCGCCGGGGCCGCTGGACAACCTGTATCTGTTTCGACAATTCATGGATATGACGGGAGCCGCCAGATGACCAAACCCTCCAAAGTACTCATAATCGGTTCCGGCCCGATAATCATCGGCCAGGCGGCGGAGTTCGACTACGCCGGCACTCAAGCCTGCAAAGCGATGCGGGAGGAAGGTGTTACCAGCGTGCTGGTAAACTCCAATCCGGCCACCATCATGACCGATGAAGAAATCGCCGATGTGGTTTACATCGAACCGCTGACGGTGGAAGCAGTCACCCGCATCATAGAGAGGGAACGGCCTGACGGGCTTCTGCCGACGCTGGGCGGGCAGACCGGGCTAAACCTGGCGGTGGATCTGGACAACGCCGGAGTACTGGAAAAATATAACGTCAAGGTGCTGGGCACTTCGATAGACACCATCCGCAAGGCAGAGGACCGGGAACTGTTCAAGCAACTGCTCCTGTCCATCGACGAACATATCTGTCCTTCACATACGGTCGACTCGCTGGAGAAGGCCCGGGACGTAGCCTTCGAGCTGGGTCTGCCGCTTATCATCCGTCCCGCCTATACCCTGGGCGGCACCGGCGGCGGTATCGCCACTAATATGGATGAGTTCGATGACATCGCCGCCTCCGGCATCGCCGCGTCGCCCATCCGCCAGATTCTGGTGGAAAAATCGGTGGCCGGATGGAAGGAAATCGAATATGAAGTAATGCGCGACGCCGCCGACAACTGCATCACCGTCTGCAACATGGAGAACTTCGACCCGGTGGGGGTGCATACCGGCGATTCCATCGTCATCGCCCCGTCACAGACGCTGACCAACAAGGAATACCAGATGCTCAGAACCGCCAGCATCAACATCATTCGGGCGCTGGGCATCGAAGGCGGATGCAACATCCAGTACGCGCTGGACCCGGAGTCGGCTACCTATTATGTCATCGAGGTCAACCCGCGGGTCAGCCGCAGTTCGGCACTGGCCTCCAAGGCGACCGGCTATCCCATCGCCCGGGTGGCGGCCAAGATAGCCGTCGGCAAGACCCTGGAT
This window encodes:
- a CDS encoding Uracil phosphoribosyltransferase (KEGG: deg:DehalGT_0939 uracil phosphoribosyltransferase~PFAM: phosphoribosyltransferase) translates to MPAKTVMNQEDIRRTLSRIAHEITERNKNTSALVLVGMQTRGVPLANRLAGLIQEFESVEVPVGALDFSLYRDDLNRGNFNPQVKSTDIPVNIDGKFVILVDDVLYTGRSTRAAMDALIDFGRPKSIQLAVIIDRGHRELPIRADYVGKNIPSAANEDIRVKLMEIDGRDEVVIAVVEDGS
- a CDS encoding reductive dehalogenase (TIGRFAM: reductive dehalogenase~KEGG: dev:DhcVS_1342 reductive dehalogenase), with protein sequence MEKFHSTVSRREFMKGLGVAGAGLGVASLNVPAFADIDELTSSAPSSMHRWWVKERDFEDITSPVDWNVWQAYDPSLRPMPSFFDGPLSPEKREARAERHKQGIVNNWPGTTLRDLALDGATGGNAPSIPWDSNNVDTPAQRGAPGPWQGTAEENLQTCRAAAHFYGAPKVGAIEINDHMKRLFNVNVVWENIDEPSYDGNIYHIPNKCRYILVWIVKQNYYMSQLALRNDPDDPWYNTVFRQGKAGENQAYSHGPQVRNQITKFIKGLGYHALKPQASQNVGFGVFAGLIEQGRASMGCSPDYGNLIRYVDFAVTDMPLAPTKPIESGLVKFCETCKRCAENCPSKSLSLETEQTWDTAHPGNNPGIKHWPMDWGSCGEYGGPFDCVNCHSICPMNHPEDAVVHPFVRATAGTTTLFNGFFAAMDETMGYGKQRTDEEHLAWWNRDLSNWKEDSLLGFGTKGW
- a CDS encoding dihydroorotase, multifunctional complex type (KEGG: deh:cbdb_A1114 dihydroorotase~TIGRFAM: dihydroorotase, multifunctional complex type~PFAM: amidohydrolase), with product MKSILIKNGQVIDPARGVNGRYDVAVTNGSITAIGQNLEPGDNHKVIDAAGKIVTPGFIDLHCHLRQPGAEQKETIYSGTRAAARGGFTAVCAMPNTDPAIDDRLSADFIKHTATTEGAVRVLPVGCITRGRRGERLAELGELAEAGVIGFSDDGSSVPSARLLKQAMEYARGLDLPVLEHCEEAGLAEGGQINEGIIATRLGLAGIPAAAEEMIIARDIALASLTGARLHLCHVSTRGGVAIIRQAKAKGVRVTAEVTPHHLTLTEERCLNYDTAAKVNPPLRTPDDVTALIDGINDGTINAIATDHAPHTDNDKCCEFALAPFGISGLETAFGSLMGLVAEGRVELNRIIECLTAAPAGIIGPGHGVTGSLTPGDPADIVILDTAMEWTVDTSQFASRGKNTPLAGEKLTGKVIMTIFGGDIIFRDTE
- a CDS encoding Substrate-binding region of ABC-type glycine betaine transport system (PFAM: Substrate-binding region of ABC-type glycine betaine transport system~KEGG: bac:BamMC406_5059 substrate-binding region of ABC-type glycine betaine transport system); translated protein: MKRVVFTLLAALVVLGAVVSGCSNDDPNDQPSEVKRVTVGSKIDTEGGLLGQIIVLLLQDAGFEVTDRTGTGTTPVVRNAIISGEIDIYPEYTGNGAFFFDETDSPVWNDAQQGYLRVKELDKAANSIEWLTPAPANNTWAIAVTEALAQSAGLVSLEDLADYVNGGGNFKLAGSAEFFDSPLAMPAFEAAYGFSLSAGQTIIVGSGDTAQTEQAASQGTDGVNAAMAYGTDGALAAFGLVVLEDTLGVQPIYEPAPLVRAEVLATYPEIAQILNPVFQTLDLVTLQTLNGRIVVDGESASTVARHYLTTNGFIN
- a CDS encoding binding-protein-dependent transport systems inner membrane component (PFAM: binding-protein-dependent transport systems inner membrane component~KEGG: csa:Csal_2944 binding-protein-dependent transport systems inner membrane component), with the translated sequence MKSRLPPIIKGADNVAVVGSVLGIASMFAGWLTLKANRLAQGEHHTLLSAAGGVFWVLLGLWLIALLLALAPRRRELILLRGATGTAILIWTGIVVSGASTGLLEGATSSARVALGGGFWLSLLAVYIVIYTASSHPAGSRPLQLAVALTGPLALGVMLVLGMFDDLSIMREYLTNRDRFGQELFRHLMLAGVSVGAAALAGVSLGVWAARHRRSEKFIFAVTNITQTIPSLALFGLMIAPLSFLSFQFPFLREIGIRGIGVAPAVIALFIYSLLPIVRNTFIGLRQIDAGVMDAGRGMGMSRGQLFRRIEIPLAMPLILEGLRIASVQAVGLTAVAALIGAGGLGWFIFQGLGQAAPDMILLGTLPIIALALVVDAVMRLAIILGSPRGLGGSVT
- a CDS encoding glycine betaine/L-proline ABC transporter, ATPase subunit (TIGRFAM: glycine betaine/L-proline ABC transporter, ATPase subunit~PFAM: ABC transporter related; CBS domain containing protein~KEGG: dap:Dacet_2436 glycine betaine/L-proline ABC transporter, ATPase subunit~SMART: AAA ATPase); its protein translation is MIELVNLTKRYSPAASPAVDRLSLQVGDGEMVVIIGPSGCGKTTTLRMINRLIEPTSGRILIEGNDVTDRRPEELRRSIGYAIQSVGLFPHMTVAGNIAVVPQLLGWEKGRIDSRVRELLQLIGLKPDTYYAKFPYQLSGGEAQRIGVARALAADPPILLMDEPFGAVDPLTRETLQAQFVEIQRELKKTVILVTHDLDEAIRLADRIAIMRAGRLVQYDTPETVLRHPADRFVHDFVGTDRALKRLSRINIRPFIHQSSGIDVGASALEAEQACRTCRWIWVTDNGHLIGWLDRTSLAPGLAPAQVMERVVPDELAVRDSASFREALSRMLAQGIKNLPVIDRDGILLGEVRMGDIEKATAEGET
- a CDS encoding aspartate carbamoyltransferase (TIGRFAM: aspartate carbamoyltransferase~KEGG: dev:DhcVS_982 aspartate carbamoyltransferase, catalytic chain~PFAM: aspartate/ornithine carbamoyltransferase carbamoyl-P binding domain; aspartate/ornithine carbamoyltransferase Asp/Orn-binding region), which translates into the protein MTEATAPLETKSWHRRHILDVDDMSPEEFETIFRTADAMKDVLARPIRKVPALRGQMVVNMFYENSTRTRASFEIAAKNLSADVLNMTASASSVTKGESLTDTIRTLEALGANIIVMRHQLSGAPYLAARHSHAAIVNGGDGWHAHPTQALLDLYTIRERKGTFKGLRAVIVGDIRHSRVAHSNIWGMTRLGMQVTLCAPPTLLPYGLEKAGGMMPEVAVETDLDRAIQGADVVMTLRLQRERQQSGLLPSVGEYIRRYQVNETRLKKAATDALLMHPGPVNEDIELAASAAGGTASTIDRQVENGVAVRMAVLYLISGRQSEL
- a CDS encoding carbamoyl-phosphate synthase, small subunit (KEGG: det:DET1201 carbamoyl phosphate synthase small subunit~TIGRFAM: carbamoyl-phosphate synthase, small subunit~PFAM: Carbamoyl-phosphate synthase small chain; glutamine amidotransferase class-I); the protein is MTKRAILVLADGTVYEGDAFGAATEAVGEVVFATGMTGYQEMLTDPSFAGQILIPTYPLIGNYGINTEDWESDRLQVRGFVVREACVEPSNYQCSATIDDYLRQGDIPGIYGLDTRAITRKLRSHGVMMGMITTEKTPEQAVGCLRETPDYGQTDFVREVSTAEPYEWDSDDLPADAPRIALLDLGCKFNIMRILKNHGCRVTAFPCTASADEMLAVNPAGIMLSPGPGDPELLDYAVSTVRTLAESGKPVMGICLGNQLVARAFGGRNFKLKFGHRGGNHPVKDLASGRVHITAQNHGYAVDPASIADSGLEVTHINLNDGTVEGMEHRDLPVFTIQYHSEASPGPLDNLYLFRQFMDMTGAAR